A genomic region of Sander lucioperca isolate FBNREF2018 chromosome 6, SLUC_FBN_1.2, whole genome shotgun sequence contains the following coding sequences:
- the asip1 gene encoding agouti signaling protein 1 has product MNAFLLLGCFVLSATEYFLASAHMLPDDRLSTNRVVEYHTLSESLEIGPPPVVIVELPKSAMKNKKTKKQKKNKFSVKKRPPPPADCIPLRGSCKSPSNVCCDFCAFCQCRLFRTVCFCRMGNPRC; this is encoded by the exons ATGAATGCCTTCCTGCTGCTGGGCTGCTTTGTCCTATCTGCGACAGAGTACTTCCTTGCCTCTGCCCACATGCTCCCCGACGACAGACTGTCCACCAATAGGGTCGTGGAATATCACACTCTGTCTGAAAGCCTTGAGATAGGCCCACCTCCTGTTGTTATTGTAG AGTTGCCGAAATCAGCGATGAAgaacaagaaaacaaagaaacaaaaaaag aacaAATTCAGTGTGAAGAAgcgccctcctcctcctgctgacTGCATTCCCTTGAGGGGAAGCTGTAAATCTCCAAGCAACGTGTGCTGTGATTTCTGTGCTTTCTGCCAGTGTCGGCTCTTCAGAACTGTCTGTTTCTGTCGAATGGGCAACCCTCGCTGCTAA